Proteins encoded within one genomic window of Bombus pyrosoma isolate SC7728 linkage group LG13, ASM1482585v1, whole genome shotgun sequence:
- the LOC122574104 gene encoding venom serine protease inhibitor-like has protein sequence MKLLQVHFVLLVSTFFLLEYTGMVTGAILSRPQVVFVEDACRENEIFSQCQASPNCEKSCDNIDIWESVPCIQTKSCVSGCICEDGYVRDKNQGVCILENSCPRVRH, from the exons ATGAAGCTTCTACAAGTGCATTTCGTTTTACTTGTTTCAACTTTTTTCCTGCTTGAGTATACAGGCATGGTAACTGGAGCGATACTTTCTA GACCCCAAGTGGTCTTCGTCGAGGACGCGTGCagggaaaatgaaattttcagccAATGTCAGGCAAGTCCGAATTGCGAAAAGAGTTGCGACAATATCGATATCTGGGAATCCGTGCCTTGTATCCAGACTAAAAGTTGCGTAAGTGGTTGCATTTGTGAAGACGGATACGTACGCGACAAGAATCAAGGAGTTTGCATTTTGGAAAATAGCTGTCCTCGAGTTAGGCATTGA
- the LOC122574102 gene encoding serine/arginine repetitive matrix protein 2 isoform X3, whose translation MDNKGQSYEAMLENSTGFNNPNNIKYLCDLMGLGQENHSNMVGLRERFPPNEYASELRQAQASKWAFRSVAEGIDHFKAGRHTEAFQCLNKALTVDPRNVEGLVARGALFANSGSFKKAIDDFETALKLNQTHTNARKYMAETLVALGRSYEDEKKYEEAQKAYENCLAIAPFHEEARNSIEYIKSKTLTSSLNPLDTFKSFEAENDVGENKKEKKKRKKERKSRSKKRQRWSSSSSSSSSGSSSSSSSESSSSSSSASSRSASRSPSRKRKHKKDHRGSLSPLSKRMAQYNNPPAATTAAHDVIAPVSYSSNTRDKMDDYEIKVRKFLEQTKDDSDYEDKVRKFLEETARWKREREKEKKHSESEKMKKKKKKEKKGKDKEKEDKKSRKKKKKEERKKRKNKDKLERDLEALKKSSLPDLEQLESKLNAYYAKVEKETAVLKRYVAQYNDIASPLSNAEKLAESSRREEELRRERERERDEASKAYHEREARIPMTAQQRKEIQRKPLTDIFEQESQLIHPEPKLPTLDTAALNAKWKAAQAARQKDVLPQKWQDVPVENKKMQSNVDSDEDDDNELEEKLQRAALEKSMNIRKQMQRELAEKRAAAAQPMSAPTPPPLPKEPPMPKQAPVKYPTPQPQNKFQSYKDPSISATQTTPTKFSSNNNLGGKFQPIGQSGNSGAGHPPEPPRPPPPTKNQNQAKGPRTDSDSETERQHRQTPKKRESTGRGGAVTKRMSRDRPAKRSRSRSRSASSSGSSRSRSPRRSRSRSYSNRRSGSYERKYSRSPSGTYSRSRSRSRSRSYTRSRSRSRSGDRSYYRKRQFRPYNNRGTYYKPRFQGFNNPNHRGGGNNFQNRNRFYNNQHNNRFGNRRGGGFNNRGGGRGRGGNRGGRFFHGKQGFRDFRDRRDFRDRRAASRDRYSDRSYSPDPMRKVDEAKEKINKMLEGGDDVMEHQQGGGGSNVPPSKRQDGPLSEGEERDDDDYERWGEGEGGDTANKNEIGPVDDNLEGKEYFIERMKQRSKNVLMQRTLAAKVW comes from the exons ATGGACAACAAAGGACAGTCTTACGAAGCGATGTTGGAGAATAGTACTGGCTTCAACAATCCAAACAACATTAAATATCTTTGCGACTTGATGGGTCTCGGTCAAGAAAACCATTCCAATATGGTTGGTTTGAG AGAAAGGTTCCCACCCAATGAATATGCATCCGAATTAAGACAAGCACAGGCTAGTAAGTGGGCATTCCGGAGCGTAGCCGAAGGTATAGATCATTTCAAGGCTGGGCGTCATACAGAAGCCTTCCAGTGTCTCAATAAGGCACTTACCGTAGACCCACGAAACGTCGAAGGATTAGTAGCACGTGGAGCATT ATTCGCTAATAGCGGTAGTTTCAAGAAAGCGATCGATGATTTTGAAACAGCATTGAAGCTGAATCAAACTCATACGAACGCCCGTAAATACATGGCCGAGACTCTCGTTGCTCTAGGCCGAAGTTACGAGGATGAGAAGAAGTACGAAGAAGCTCAAAAGGCATATGAAAATTGCTTGGCGATTGCTCCATTCCACGAGGAAGCGAGAAACTCTATCGAATACATCAAGTCTAAGACATTAACATCTTCTTTGAATCCTTTGGATACATTCAAGAGTTTCGAAGCTGAAAATGATGTCGGCGAAAataagaaggagaagaagaaacgcaagaaggagagaaagtcGCGCTCGAAGAAGAGACAGAGATGGAGTTCGAGTTCCAGTTCGTCATCGAGCGGTTCTTCGAGTTCCTCTAGCTCTGAGTCCAGCAGTTCTTCTTCATCCGCAAGTTCGCGATCAGCATCCCGATCACCTAGTCGAAAGCGAAAACATAAAAAGGATCATCGTGGCTCACTTTCACCTCTCAGCAAACGGATGGCTCAATACAACAACCCACCAGCTGCTACCACAGCTGCACATGACGTAATCGCTCCAGTATCTTACAGTTCAAATACTCGAGATAAGATGGACGATTACGAGATAAAAGTACGAAAATTCCTGGAACAGACGAAGGATGATTCGGATTATGAAGATAAA GTAAGGAAATTCCTGGAAGAAACAGCTAgatggaagagagaaagggagaaggaaaagaaacattcagaaagtgaaaaaatgaagaaaaagaagaagaaagaaaagaagggaaaagacaaagagaaagaggacaAGAAAagcaggaagaagaaaaagaaagaagaaaggaagaaacgcaAAAACAAGGACAAGCTTGAACGAGATTTAGAAGCATTAAAAAAGTCTTCATTGCCGGATTTAGAACAATTGGAATCAAAACTGAATGCGTATTATGCAAAAGTTGAAAAAGAGACAGCCGTTTTGAAAAG GTATGTAGCTCAGTATAATGACATAGCTTCCCCTCTTAGCAACGCGGAGAAGCTCGCTGAAAGTTCACGAAGGGAGGAAGAGCTgcgcagagagagagaaagggaaagagatgAGGCTTCAAAGGCGTATCACGAACGGGAAGCTAGAATACCAATGACTGCACAGCAACGTAAAG AGATTCAGAGGAAACCACTGACAGACATTTTTGAACAAGAGTCGCAACTGATTCATCCCGAACCGAAATTACCTACCCTCGACACAGCTGCATTAAATGCGAAATGGAAAGCTGCACAAGCCGCTAG ACAAAAGGATGTTCTTCCACAAAAGTGGCAAGATGTACCGGTAGAGAACAAAAAGATGCAGTCCAATGTAGATAGTGACGAAGACGATGATAACGAGCTAGAGGAGAAACTGCAGCGAGCAGCATTGGAAAAATCCATGAATATACGGAAGCAAATGCAGCGTGAACTCGCAGAGAAGAGAGCAGCAGCCGCTCAGCCCATGTCCGCACCAACTCCGCCGCCATTACCCAAAGAACCTCCGATGCCTAAGCAGGCGCCGGTCAAATATCCTACACCACAACCACAGAACAAATTTCAGTCGTACAAGGATCCTTCTATATCTGCAACGCAAACAACGCCGACAAAGTTTAGTTCTAATAACAATCTTGGTGGCAAATTCCAGCCGATTGGACAGAGTGGCAATAGCGGTGCTGGTCATCCACCAGAACCACCACGTCCGCCTCCACCAACGAAGAATCAGAATCAGGCTAAGGGTCCCAGAACAGATTCTGATAGCGAGACAGAAAGGCAACACAGACAAACCCCTAAGAAACGCGAATCTACTGGCAGAGGAGGAGCTGTAACTAAACGAATGAGTAGAGATCGCCCAGCGAAACGGTCGCGCAGCAGATCGCGCAGTGCCTCTAGTTCAGGCTCTTCGAGGTCACGTTCACCCAGAAGAAGTCGTTCAAGATCGTACTCGAATCGAAGATCTGGAAGTTACGAGAGAAAATACAGTCGATCTCCATCGGGTACTTACAGTAGATCACGCTCTAGATCACGTTCCCGATCTTATACCAGGAGTCGTAGTCGCAGTAGGTCTGGAGACAGGAGTTACTATCGCAAGAGACAATTCCGGCCATACAATAATCGCGGCACTTACTATAAGCCTCGTTTCCAGGGCTTCAATAATCCAAACCATCGTGGCGGTGGTAACAATTTCCAAAATCGTAATCGGTTCTATAATAATCAACACAATAATCGCTTTGGCAATAGACGTGGCGGTGGTTTTAATAATCGTGGTGGTGGACGCGGGCGTGGTGGTAATCGTGGTGGTAGATTTTTCCACGGTAAGCAGGGCTTCCGCGACTTCCGAGATAGGCGAGACTTCAGGGACCGGCGTGCCGCTTCTCGCGATAGATACAGCGACCGTAGTTACTCTCCTGATCCGATGAGAAAAGTGGACGAAGCAAAGGAAAAGATCAACAAGATGCTCGAGGGCGGAGATGACGTGATGGAGCATCAGCAAGGTGGTGGAGGATCGAATGTTCCTCCTAGTAAAAGACAAGATGGACCTTTAAGCGAGGGTGAAGAGAGGGACGACGATGACTACGAGAGGTGGGGAGAGGGCGAGGGGGGCGACACAGCTAATAAG AATGAGATTGGACCTGTCGACGATAACCTGGAAGGCAAGGAGTACTTCATTGAGCGCATGAAGCAGCGAAGCAAGAATGTTTTAATGCAGAGAACCCTTGCTGCTAAGGTTTGGTAG
- the LOC122574102 gene encoding serine/arginine repetitive matrix protein 2 isoform X1, whose protein sequence is MESMDARLVAQALNYHGQQLQKVWEGERNENELAMLNLKEPNFEIYQQRQKTLSFGDRGKRLKLQQFLAKKADALYDKSNLEKTVEPIKQELGDEEFYATMPGLDTFVTMEKSQRIRNFLESLVIGDVIYAQVMGKSAAGLLLKVLCNCSDCPRVVTDLGVKALILNTATVPAVDKKGVTRGYMANDLICVVVSEVNVEAERVVAVMNVPAREGQAPHPPMGLIHSDDLPEAYKKAMDNKGQSYEAMLENSTGFNNPNNIKYLCDLMGLGQENHSNMVGLRERFPPNEYASELRQAQASKWAFRSVAEGIDHFKAGRHTEAFQCLNKALTVDPRNVEGLVARGALFANSGSFKKAIDDFETALKLNQTHTNARKYMAETLVALGRSYEDEKKYEEAQKAYENCLAIAPFHEEARNSIEYIKSKTLTSSLNPLDTFKSFEAENDVGENKKEKKKRKKERKSRSKKRQRWSSSSSSSSSGSSSSSSSESSSSSSSASSRSASRSPSRKRKHKKDHRGSLSPLSKRMAQYNNPPAATTAAHDVIAPVSYSSNTRDKMDDYEIKVRKFLEQTKDDSDYEDKVRKFLEETARWKREREKEKKHSESEKMKKKKKKEKKGKDKEKEDKKSRKKKKKEERKKRKNKDKLERDLEALKKSSLPDLEQLESKLNAYYAKVEKETAVLKRYVAQYNDIASPLSNAEKLAESSRREEELRRERERERDEASKAYHEREARIPMTAQQRKEIQRKPLTDIFEQESQLIHPEPKLPTLDTAALNAKWKAAQAARQKDVLPQKWQDVPVENKKMQSNVDSDEDDDNELEEKLQRAALEKSMNIRKQMQRELAEKRAAAAQPMSAPTPPPLPKEPPMPKQAPVKYPTPQPQNKFQSYKDPSISATQTTPTKFSSNNNLGGKFQPIGQSGNSGAGHPPEPPRPPPPTKNQNQAKGPRTDSDSETERQHRQTPKKRESTGRGGAVTKRMSRDRPAKRSRSRSRSASSSGSSRSRSPRRSRSRSYSNRRSGSYERKYSRSPSGTYSRSRSRSRSRSYTRSRSRSRSGDRSYYRKRQFRPYNNRGTYYKPRFQGFNNPNHRGGGNNFQNRNRFYNNQHNNRFGNRRGGGFNNRGGGRGRGGNRGGRFFHGKQGFRDFRDRRDFRDRRAASRDRYSDRSYSPDPMRKVDEAKEKINKMLEGGDDVMEHQQGGGGSNVPPSKRQDGPLSEGEERDDDDYERWGEGEGGDTANKNEIGPVDDNLEGKEYFIERMKQRSKNVLMQRTLAAKVW, encoded by the exons ATGGAGTCAATGGATGCGCGTCTTGTGGCGCAAGCATTGAACTACCATGGCCAACAGTTGCAGAAAGTGTGGGAAGGAGAACGCAACGAGAACGAGCTGGCCATGCTCAATCTCAAGGAACCAAACTTTGAAATCTACCAACAACGTCAAAAGACTCTAAG ttttggTGATAGAGGAAAGAGGCTAAAGCTACAGCAGTTCCTTGCAAAGAAGGCAGACGCTCTTTATGATAAATCAAATTTGGAGAAAACAGTTGAACCTATCAAGCAAGAATTAGGAGATGAAG AATTTTATGCAACAATGCCAGGCCTTGACACTTTTGTCACCATGGAGAAATCTCAAcgtattcgaaattttttgGAG agttTGGTCATTGGAGATGTTATTTACGCGCAAGTGATGGGTAAAAGTGCTGCTGGACTTCTTCTGAAGGTGCTTTGCAACTGCAGCGATTGCCCCAGAGTTGTTACTGATTTAGGAGTTAAG gCTCTAATATTGAACACGGCCACAGTGCCGGCGGTGGACAAGAAAGGTGTAACAAGAGGCTACATGGCAAATGATCTCATCTGCGTCGTAGTCAGTGAAGTTAACGTTGAAGCCGAGCGAGTTGTTGCAGTTATGAACGTACCTGCCCGCGAAGGGCAAGCACCGCACCCACCTATGGGACTTATCCATTCTGATGATCTTCCAGAAGCTTATaa GAAAGCAATGGACAACAAAGGACAGTCTTACGAAGCGATGTTGGAGAATAGTACTGGCTTCAACAATCCAAACAACATTAAATATCTTTGCGACTTGATGGGTCTCGGTCAAGAAAACCATTCCAATATGGTTGGTTTGAG AGAAAGGTTCCCACCCAATGAATATGCATCCGAATTAAGACAAGCACAGGCTAGTAAGTGGGCATTCCGGAGCGTAGCCGAAGGTATAGATCATTTCAAGGCTGGGCGTCATACAGAAGCCTTCCAGTGTCTCAATAAGGCACTTACCGTAGACCCACGAAACGTCGAAGGATTAGTAGCACGTGGAGCATT ATTCGCTAATAGCGGTAGTTTCAAGAAAGCGATCGATGATTTTGAAACAGCATTGAAGCTGAATCAAACTCATACGAACGCCCGTAAATACATGGCCGAGACTCTCGTTGCTCTAGGCCGAAGTTACGAGGATGAGAAGAAGTACGAAGAAGCTCAAAAGGCATATGAAAATTGCTTGGCGATTGCTCCATTCCACGAGGAAGCGAGAAACTCTATCGAATACATCAAGTCTAAGACATTAACATCTTCTTTGAATCCTTTGGATACATTCAAGAGTTTCGAAGCTGAAAATGATGTCGGCGAAAataagaaggagaagaagaaacgcaagaaggagagaaagtcGCGCTCGAAGAAGAGACAGAGATGGAGTTCGAGTTCCAGTTCGTCATCGAGCGGTTCTTCGAGTTCCTCTAGCTCTGAGTCCAGCAGTTCTTCTTCATCCGCAAGTTCGCGATCAGCATCCCGATCACCTAGTCGAAAGCGAAAACATAAAAAGGATCATCGTGGCTCACTTTCACCTCTCAGCAAACGGATGGCTCAATACAACAACCCACCAGCTGCTACCACAGCTGCACATGACGTAATCGCTCCAGTATCTTACAGTTCAAATACTCGAGATAAGATGGACGATTACGAGATAAAAGTACGAAAATTCCTGGAACAGACGAAGGATGATTCGGATTATGAAGATAAA GTAAGGAAATTCCTGGAAGAAACAGCTAgatggaagagagaaagggagaaggaaaagaaacattcagaaagtgaaaaaatgaagaaaaagaagaagaaagaaaagaagggaaaagacaaagagaaagaggacaAGAAAagcaggaagaagaaaaagaaagaagaaaggaagaaacgcaAAAACAAGGACAAGCTTGAACGAGATTTAGAAGCATTAAAAAAGTCTTCATTGCCGGATTTAGAACAATTGGAATCAAAACTGAATGCGTATTATGCAAAAGTTGAAAAAGAGACAGCCGTTTTGAAAAG GTATGTAGCTCAGTATAATGACATAGCTTCCCCTCTTAGCAACGCGGAGAAGCTCGCTGAAAGTTCACGAAGGGAGGAAGAGCTgcgcagagagagagaaagggaaagagatgAGGCTTCAAAGGCGTATCACGAACGGGAAGCTAGAATACCAATGACTGCACAGCAACGTAAAG AGATTCAGAGGAAACCACTGACAGACATTTTTGAACAAGAGTCGCAACTGATTCATCCCGAACCGAAATTACCTACCCTCGACACAGCTGCATTAAATGCGAAATGGAAAGCTGCACAAGCCGCTAG ACAAAAGGATGTTCTTCCACAAAAGTGGCAAGATGTACCGGTAGAGAACAAAAAGATGCAGTCCAATGTAGATAGTGACGAAGACGATGATAACGAGCTAGAGGAGAAACTGCAGCGAGCAGCATTGGAAAAATCCATGAATATACGGAAGCAAATGCAGCGTGAACTCGCAGAGAAGAGAGCAGCAGCCGCTCAGCCCATGTCCGCACCAACTCCGCCGCCATTACCCAAAGAACCTCCGATGCCTAAGCAGGCGCCGGTCAAATATCCTACACCACAACCACAGAACAAATTTCAGTCGTACAAGGATCCTTCTATATCTGCAACGCAAACAACGCCGACAAAGTTTAGTTCTAATAACAATCTTGGTGGCAAATTCCAGCCGATTGGACAGAGTGGCAATAGCGGTGCTGGTCATCCACCAGAACCACCACGTCCGCCTCCACCAACGAAGAATCAGAATCAGGCTAAGGGTCCCAGAACAGATTCTGATAGCGAGACAGAAAGGCAACACAGACAAACCCCTAAGAAACGCGAATCTACTGGCAGAGGAGGAGCTGTAACTAAACGAATGAGTAGAGATCGCCCAGCGAAACGGTCGCGCAGCAGATCGCGCAGTGCCTCTAGTTCAGGCTCTTCGAGGTCACGTTCACCCAGAAGAAGTCGTTCAAGATCGTACTCGAATCGAAGATCTGGAAGTTACGAGAGAAAATACAGTCGATCTCCATCGGGTACTTACAGTAGATCACGCTCTAGATCACGTTCCCGATCTTATACCAGGAGTCGTAGTCGCAGTAGGTCTGGAGACAGGAGTTACTATCGCAAGAGACAATTCCGGCCATACAATAATCGCGGCACTTACTATAAGCCTCGTTTCCAGGGCTTCAATAATCCAAACCATCGTGGCGGTGGTAACAATTTCCAAAATCGTAATCGGTTCTATAATAATCAACACAATAATCGCTTTGGCAATAGACGTGGCGGTGGTTTTAATAATCGTGGTGGTGGACGCGGGCGTGGTGGTAATCGTGGTGGTAGATTTTTCCACGGTAAGCAGGGCTTCCGCGACTTCCGAGATAGGCGAGACTTCAGGGACCGGCGTGCCGCTTCTCGCGATAGATACAGCGACCGTAGTTACTCTCCTGATCCGATGAGAAAAGTGGACGAAGCAAAGGAAAAGATCAACAAGATGCTCGAGGGCGGAGATGACGTGATGGAGCATCAGCAAGGTGGTGGAGGATCGAATGTTCCTCCTAGTAAAAGACAAGATGGACCTTTAAGCGAGGGTGAAGAGAGGGACGACGATGACTACGAGAGGTGGGGAGAGGGCGAGGGGGGCGACACAGCTAATAAG AATGAGATTGGACCTGTCGACGATAACCTGGAAGGCAAGGAGTACTTCATTGAGCGCATGAAGCAGCGAAGCAAGAATGTTTTAATGCAGAGAACCCTTGCTGCTAAGGTTTGGTAG
- the LOC122574102 gene encoding serine/arginine repetitive matrix protein 2 isoform X2, translating to MESMDARLVAQALNYHGQQLQKVWEGERNENELAMLNLKEPNFEIYQQRQKTLSFGDRGKRLKLQQFLAKKADALYDKSNLEKTVEPIKQELGDEEFYATMPGLDTFVTMEKSQRIRNFLESLVIGDVIYAQVMGKSAAGLLLKVLCNCSDCPRVVTDLGVKALILNTATVPAVDKKGVTRGYMANDLICVVVSEVNVEAERVVAVMNVPAREGQAPHPPMGLIHSDDLPEAYKKAMDNKGQSYEAMLENSTGFNNPNNIKYLCDLMGLGQENHSNMVGLRERFPPNEYASELRQAQASKWAFRSVAEGIDHFKAGRHTEAFQCLNKALTVDPRNVEGLVARGALFANSGSFKKAIDDFETALKLNQTHTNARKYMAETLVALGRSYEDEKKYEEAQKAYENCLAIAPFHEEARNSIEYIKSKTLTSSLNPLDTFKSFEAENDVGENKKEKKKRKKERKSRSKKRQRWSSSSSSSSSGSSSSSSSESSSSSSSASSRSASRSPSRKRKHKKDHRGSLSPLSKRMAQYNNPPAATTAAHDVIAPVSYSSNTRDKMDDYEIKVRKFLEQTKDDSDYEDKVRKFLEETARWKREREKEKKHSESEKMKKKKKKEKKGKDKEKEDKKSRKKKKKEERKKRKNKDKLERDLEALKKSSLPDLEQLESKLNAYYAKVEKETAVLKSNAEKLAESSRREEELRRERERERDEASKAYHEREARIPMTAQQRKEIQRKPLTDIFEQESQLIHPEPKLPTLDTAALNAKWKAAQAARQKDVLPQKWQDVPVENKKMQSNVDSDEDDDNELEEKLQRAALEKSMNIRKQMQRELAEKRAAAAQPMSAPTPPPLPKEPPMPKQAPVKYPTPQPQNKFQSYKDPSISATQTTPTKFSSNNNLGGKFQPIGQSGNSGAGHPPEPPRPPPPTKNQNQAKGPRTDSDSETERQHRQTPKKRESTGRGGAVTKRMSRDRPAKRSRSRSRSASSSGSSRSRSPRRSRSRSYSNRRSGSYERKYSRSPSGTYSRSRSRSRSRSYTRSRSRSRSGDRSYYRKRQFRPYNNRGTYYKPRFQGFNNPNHRGGGNNFQNRNRFYNNQHNNRFGNRRGGGFNNRGGGRGRGGNRGGRFFHGKQGFRDFRDRRDFRDRRAASRDRYSDRSYSPDPMRKVDEAKEKINKMLEGGDDVMEHQQGGGGSNVPPSKRQDGPLSEGEERDDDDYERWGEGEGGDTANKNEIGPVDDNLEGKEYFIERMKQRSKNVLMQRTLAAKVW from the exons ATGGAGTCAATGGATGCGCGTCTTGTGGCGCAAGCATTGAACTACCATGGCCAACAGTTGCAGAAAGTGTGGGAAGGAGAACGCAACGAGAACGAGCTGGCCATGCTCAATCTCAAGGAACCAAACTTTGAAATCTACCAACAACGTCAAAAGACTCTAAG ttttggTGATAGAGGAAAGAGGCTAAAGCTACAGCAGTTCCTTGCAAAGAAGGCAGACGCTCTTTATGATAAATCAAATTTGGAGAAAACAGTTGAACCTATCAAGCAAGAATTAGGAGATGAAG AATTTTATGCAACAATGCCAGGCCTTGACACTTTTGTCACCATGGAGAAATCTCAAcgtattcgaaattttttgGAG agttTGGTCATTGGAGATGTTATTTACGCGCAAGTGATGGGTAAAAGTGCTGCTGGACTTCTTCTGAAGGTGCTTTGCAACTGCAGCGATTGCCCCAGAGTTGTTACTGATTTAGGAGTTAAG gCTCTAATATTGAACACGGCCACAGTGCCGGCGGTGGACAAGAAAGGTGTAACAAGAGGCTACATGGCAAATGATCTCATCTGCGTCGTAGTCAGTGAAGTTAACGTTGAAGCCGAGCGAGTTGTTGCAGTTATGAACGTACCTGCCCGCGAAGGGCAAGCACCGCACCCACCTATGGGACTTATCCATTCTGATGATCTTCCAGAAGCTTATaa GAAAGCAATGGACAACAAAGGACAGTCTTACGAAGCGATGTTGGAGAATAGTACTGGCTTCAACAATCCAAACAACATTAAATATCTTTGCGACTTGATGGGTCTCGGTCAAGAAAACCATTCCAATATGGTTGGTTTGAG AGAAAGGTTCCCACCCAATGAATATGCATCCGAATTAAGACAAGCACAGGCTAGTAAGTGGGCATTCCGGAGCGTAGCCGAAGGTATAGATCATTTCAAGGCTGGGCGTCATACAGAAGCCTTCCAGTGTCTCAATAAGGCACTTACCGTAGACCCACGAAACGTCGAAGGATTAGTAGCACGTGGAGCATT ATTCGCTAATAGCGGTAGTTTCAAGAAAGCGATCGATGATTTTGAAACAGCATTGAAGCTGAATCAAACTCATACGAACGCCCGTAAATACATGGCCGAGACTCTCGTTGCTCTAGGCCGAAGTTACGAGGATGAGAAGAAGTACGAAGAAGCTCAAAAGGCATATGAAAATTGCTTGGCGATTGCTCCATTCCACGAGGAAGCGAGAAACTCTATCGAATACATCAAGTCTAAGACATTAACATCTTCTTTGAATCCTTTGGATACATTCAAGAGTTTCGAAGCTGAAAATGATGTCGGCGAAAataagaaggagaagaagaaacgcaagaaggagagaaagtcGCGCTCGAAGAAGAGACAGAGATGGAGTTCGAGTTCCAGTTCGTCATCGAGCGGTTCTTCGAGTTCCTCTAGCTCTGAGTCCAGCAGTTCTTCTTCATCCGCAAGTTCGCGATCAGCATCCCGATCACCTAGTCGAAAGCGAAAACATAAAAAGGATCATCGTGGCTCACTTTCACCTCTCAGCAAACGGATGGCTCAATACAACAACCCACCAGCTGCTACCACAGCTGCACATGACGTAATCGCTCCAGTATCTTACAGTTCAAATACTCGAGATAAGATGGACGATTACGAGATAAAAGTACGAAAATTCCTGGAACAGACGAAGGATGATTCGGATTATGAAGATAAA GTAAGGAAATTCCTGGAAGAAACAGCTAgatggaagagagaaagggagaaggaaaagaaacattcagaaagtgaaaaaatgaagaaaaagaagaagaaagaaaagaagggaaaagacaaagagaaagaggacaAGAAAagcaggaagaagaaaaagaaagaagaaaggaagaaacgcaAAAACAAGGACAAGCTTGAACGAGATTTAGAAGCATTAAAAAAGTCTTCATTGCCGGATTTAGAACAATTGGAATCAAAACTGAATGCGTATTATGCAAAAGTTGAAAAAGAGACAGCCGTTTTGAAAAG CAACGCGGAGAAGCTCGCTGAAAGTTCACGAAGGGAGGAAGAGCTgcgcagagagagagaaagggaaagagatgAGGCTTCAAAGGCGTATCACGAACGGGAAGCTAGAATACCAATGACTGCACAGCAACGTAAAG AGATTCAGAGGAAACCACTGACAGACATTTTTGAACAAGAGTCGCAACTGATTCATCCCGAACCGAAATTACCTACCCTCGACACAGCTGCATTAAATGCGAAATGGAAAGCTGCACAAGCCGCTAG ACAAAAGGATGTTCTTCCACAAAAGTGGCAAGATGTACCGGTAGAGAACAAAAAGATGCAGTCCAATGTAGATAGTGACGAAGACGATGATAACGAGCTAGAGGAGAAACTGCAGCGAGCAGCATTGGAAAAATCCATGAATATACGGAAGCAAATGCAGCGTGAACTCGCAGAGAAGAGAGCAGCAGCCGCTCAGCCCATGTCCGCACCAACTCCGCCGCCATTACCCAAAGAACCTCCGATGCCTAAGCAGGCGCCGGTCAAATATCCTACACCACAACCACAGAACAAATTTCAGTCGTACAAGGATCCTTCTATATCTGCAACGCAAACAACGCCGACAAAGTTTAGTTCTAATAACAATCTTGGTGGCAAATTCCAGCCGATTGGACAGAGTGGCAATAGCGGTGCTGGTCATCCACCAGAACCACCACGTCCGCCTCCACCAACGAAGAATCAGAATCAGGCTAAGGGTCCCAGAACAGATTCTGATAGCGAGACAGAAAGGCAACACAGACAAACCCCTAAGAAACGCGAATCTACTGGCAGAGGAGGAGCTGTAACTAAACGAATGAGTAGAGATCGCCCAGCGAAACGGTCGCGCAGCAGATCGCGCAGTGCCTCTAGTTCAGGCTCTTCGAGGTCACGTTCACCCAGAAGAAGTCGTTCAAGATCGTACTCGAATCGAAGATCTGGAAGTTACGAGAGAAAATACAGTCGATCTCCATCGGGTACTTACAGTAGATCACGCTCTAGATCACGTTCCCGATCTTATACCAGGAGTCGTAGTCGCAGTAGGTCTGGAGACAGGAGTTACTATCGCAAGAGACAATTCCGGCCATACAATAATCGCGGCACTTACTATAAGCCTCGTTTCCAGGGCTTCAATAATCCAAACCATCGTGGCGGTGGTAACAATTTCCAAAATCGTAATCGGTTCTATAATAATCAACACAATAATCGCTTTGGCAATAGACGTGGCGGTGGTTTTAATAATCGTGGTGGTGGACGCGGGCGTGGTGGTAATCGTGGTGGTAGATTTTTCCACGGTAAGCAGGGCTTCCGCGACTTCCGAGATAGGCGAGACTTCAGGGACCGGCGTGCCGCTTCTCGCGATAGATACAGCGACCGTAGTTACTCTCCTGATCCGATGAGAAAAGTGGACGAAGCAAAGGAAAAGATCAACAAGATGCTCGAGGGCGGAGATGACGTGATGGAGCATCAGCAAGGTGGTGGAGGATCGAATGTTCCTCCTAGTAAAAGACAAGATGGACCTTTAAGCGAGGGTGAAGAGAGGGACGACGATGACTACGAGAGGTGGGGAGAGGGCGAGGGGGGCGACACAGCTAATAAG AATGAGATTGGACCTGTCGACGATAACCTGGAAGGCAAGGAGTACTTCATTGAGCGCATGAAGCAGCGAAGCAAGAATGTTTTAATGCAGAGAACCCTTGCTGCTAAGGTTTGGTAG